Part of the Stackebrandtia endophytica genome is shown below.
GGTCCTCAACCAGGACAAGCTCGACGAACTTCCCGAGTTCTACCGCGAGAAGGTGGCGACCGGCCTGTGGTGGCAACCCGTCCGCGTGGTCGCCGCAGCGCGGGCGAAGCACGGCGACGAGGTCGTCGGAAAGCTGTACACCGCATTGGGAACCCGCCTCCACAACCGCGGGGAGGAACTCGGGCGCGAACTGTTCGAGTCGGCACTGACCGAGATCGGGCTCTCCACCGATCTGGCCGACGCCGCCGAGTCCACCGAGTACGACGACGCCATCACCGCGTCGCACAACGAGGGCATCAACCTCGTCGGGCAGGAGGTCGGCACACCCGTCATCGCCGTTCCCGGTCATGATGGCGAACCGATCGCGTTCTTCGGTCCGGTGGTGACCCCGGCGCCGAAGGGCGAGGCGGCCGGCCGCCTGTGGGACGGAACCCTTCTCGTGGCGAGCACTCCGGGCTTCTTCGAGATCAAACGGACCCGCACCCGGGGGCCCGTCTTCGAGTAAGTGGTCGACAACACTCCGCTATAGTCCGTGGCGACATCGTCGTCGTCGATCGGCGATCGCCCACCGACACAGCCGTTTCGGCCGGATCCGCGTGTCGCGGGTCCGGCCGAAATCACGAATTCGCAGGATTGAGAATGACAACGACAGAATCCCGGGCCGCGAAAGCGGCCAAAGCAGAACACGACCACGCTCACATGCCGCAGTCTCCGGCGGCGAAGTCGGCGCTCAACACGCTGCTGGAGGGCAATCGCCGTTTCGTCGCCGGCGAACCCTACTACCGGCGAGACATCACCGCAGCCCGCGCGGCGGCCACCGAGCAGCACCCAATCGCGGCGGTCTTCACCTGTGTGGATTCCCGGGTGACCGCCGAATCGTTGTTCGACTGCGATTTCGGGCACCTGATCGTGGTTCGCACCGCCGGGCACGTGCCCGATCGCGCGGCGGTCGGCTCACTCGCATTCGCAGTGTCCGAATTGGATGTCTCACTGGTCATCGTTCTGGGACACGAGCGATGCGGCGCCATCCAGTTGGCCGTCAACTCATATCGTGCCAATCCTCACGGCATGACCGGCAATTTCCTCACCGACGAGCTGCACTCCATGGCGGCCGAAGGGGTCGAGAAATCCCCCGACGACCCGTATCACGCGGCCATGCTGCGGCAGATCGACCACACCGTGGTGGAGCTGCGCGGCGACGACCAGCTGGCCGGCGCCGAGGTGATCGGCGCCAGATACGACCTCGACCACGGCACGGTCCGAATCGTCGCCTAGCCGGTTGGTCGAATCGGGGAGGACAGCGCGTCGGTGATGCGGCGCACGATCTCCGCCGGGTCGTCGGCCCGCATGATCGCGCCCATCACCGCAACTCCGTGAGCTCCGGCCCGCCGAGTCGCGACGACGCGTTCGGCGGACTCGACACCCGCCAAGGCGTATACCGGAATCCGCAGTCGGTGGCAGGCGTCGCGCAGGCCCGTTTCGCCCTCCACCGGTCCATAACCGGGCTTGGAGGCGGTGGCGTAAATCGGTGAATAGGTCACGTAGTCAACCGATCCCGGGTGCTCGCCACGATGGATCGACCGCCCGACCAGACGCGGCCGGGCGGTCGGCAACCGAGCGTGGGCCGACAGGTGGCATGCCGTCACCGGCCAACCGGGATCGGCAACGATCACCTCGACGTCGGGCAGTCGCCGACTCAGTTCGGTGGCGAGGTCGCGACGCCGGTAGGCGGGCAACGCCTTCTCCCGAAGGATGAGACTGAACGGACCGCCCACGCGGGCACGGCACACCTGTTCCACCAGGTCGGCAGGTGTGCCACCGCGCGTCTGAGACGCGTCGGTGAGCACCAGTAGGCGATGCGCGGGTACGGCCACGCCGTCAAGACTGCCCCACGAGACGACGAATCGTCATCCGGTAGTCCGTTCGATCGACAGTCGGCGGAACGGGCCGCTTCACCGTCTCGTTGCCGCCCAACGGACCTGGGCTGCTACCACGGCGAAGGTGCCGCAGAGCCAACAACCGACGACCGATGGTTAACGTTTCGATATCGCATGGCCACAGATGTTGCGCACGCCACGCGGGACTGACAAACTCCACCAGATGGGACCAGTTGAGCATATCGACGCACTGCGTCGCGAGGGTGCGTTGTTGGCGGAAGTCGCCGATGAGGTGGGGATTCACGCCCCGGTGCCTACTTGTCCCAATTGGACCATCCGAGACCTGTTGTGGCATACGGGCACCGTCCACCGTTGGGCAAGAACCATTGTAGAGCAACGTCGAACCGAGGAGCCTGCCGAGACCGAAATGGCGCGGATCGCGGGCCCCATTCCCGACGACGCCCTACTGGTGGAGTGGTATCGCGAAAGCCACGCCCAACTGGTTCGCACCCTGTCGAACGCGCCGCCCGACCTCGCCTGTTGGCAGTTCCTCAACGCAGCGTCCCCACTGGAGTTCTGGACGCGCCGCCAAGCCCACGAGACCGCCATTCACCGCGTCGACGCCGAAAGCGCCCGAGGCGACGAGATCTCCCCCGTCGGCGAACAGTTCGCCTCCGACGGCATCGATGAACTGGTGAAGGGCTTCCACAGCCGCAAGAAGAGCCGGGTTCGCAGTGCCACCAACCGCATTCTGCGACTGCGCGCCACCGACGAACCGATCGGCCGGGACTGGTATCTCCACATTTCGCCCGAACCACTGGCGACCACACACGCCCCGTACGGCACAGTGGACTGCACCCTGAGCGGACCCGTCGAGCTCATCTATCTAGCACTGTGGAATCGCTGCCGCGTTGACGACCTGACCGTCGACGGTGACGCCACCCTCGTGAAACTGTGGCAGGAGACCTCCGCCGTCACCTGGTGATCCCCCCACCGGCCAACCTCGGTGAGACGACACGAAACCCGGCACCCGTCTCTTCTCTCCCACCGGTACACCTGCGTGACTACGCAGCCGTTCGTCGGCGCCTGAAACCGGATGCCCCTAAGGGAAACCGTGACGAAAGTCAGGGATCAACCCAGGCTTGCGACCGATGGCGGGGGTGCGGGAATGTTCTACAGTTTGGTCGTGGCAGAACTCGAGCACGCGATCATGGTCTACCTCGAGGGCATCATGTCCTCGCCGTGGATCTATGTGGCCGTATTTAGCATCGCATTTCTTGACGGCTTCTTTCCTGTCGTGCCGGGTGAGACATCGGTGATCGCCGCGGGAACCGCCGCAGCGGCACTGGGCAACCCCAACATCGCGCTGATCATCCTGGTGGCCGCCGTCGGCGCGTTCTGCGGCGACCACGTCTCCTACGCGATCGGTCGCTTCGGTTTCTCCCGAATCGCCAAACCGGGCACCAAACGACAGGCCGCGTTCGAATGGGCCCGCAACGCCCTCGAGGAACGCGGTGGGTTGGTCCTGGTCATCGCCCGGTACATCCCCGGCGGACGCACCGCGGTCACCATCACCTGCGGCGCGGTGCACTACCCGCTGCGGAAGTTCATGTTCTTCGACGGCATCGCGGCGGTGTCGTGGGCGTTGTACTCGGCCGGAATCGGGTACTTCGCGGGCATGATCTTCGAGAGCCGGCCGTTGCTGGCGTTGCTGCTGGGATTCTCGGTCGCCATGACCATCGCCGGCATCGTCGAACTGGTGCGCTTCCTCAAGAAGCGTCGGGCAAAAAAAGCGGGTGAGCTGGCCACGGCCGGCACCGTCTCGGTCGGCGAGCCAGCCGCATCCGAAGCGGTGGCGGTGGCGACCGGCTCGACCGAAACCTCCGTCAAGAACCCGTAATCGACAACCTGATCATCGGCCGGGGTGGCAGCAGGCCACCCCGGCCGTGTCATGCCAGCCCTTCCACGATTCCGGCCTCGTAGGCCAGAATCGCCGCCTGCACCCGATTGCGAATCTCCAACCGGGTCAGAATCGCCGATACGTACGCCTTGACGGTCCCCTCGACGACGTGCAGTCGTTTGGCGATCTCGGCATTGGACAATCCGGCGGCCAGCAACTCCAGCACCTCGCGTTCCCGGGTCGTCAACGTCTCGATCCGCTGCCTCGCCTGCGCGGAACGGGTCATGCGCCCGCCGCCACCCTTGGCCAGCTCCGTGATGACCCGTCGGGCGACCTGGGGGGACAGGAAGGCCGCCCCCTGGGCCACGGCGTGAATACCCGCGATCAGCTCACGCGGATCCCCCGACTTCAAGAGGAAGCCGCTGGCTCCGTTGCCCAAGGCGGCGGCGATGTACTCGTCCTCCCCGAAGGTGGTGAGCATGATGATGCCGGTTTCGGGTGCCAGTCGGCGAATCTCCATCGCCGCCGAGATTCCATCCATTTTGGGCATTCGAATGTCCAGGAGCACCAGGTCGGGTCGATGGGCCCGGACCTGTTCGACGGCCTCGCGCCCGTCGGCGGCCTCCGCCACCACGGTGATCTCGGGATCGGCGGCGAGGATGGCACGCACCCCCGCCCTGATCATGGCCTCGTCGTCGGCCATCACGATCTTCACCACTGTCTCCTGTCCTCTGCGGAAATGACGTCCTTGCTGACCAGCACATCGTCGGCGAAACACAATCGGAAGACATCGGCCACCCCCTCACTCTCCCGCCGTGACGGGTGATAAACGCAGTCCTGCTGCGGATCCGGGTCTATCCACTCAGGGGGGTCGATCATGTCGAAGAAGGGCAGCCGATCCTCCACCGACTCCCGGGACTGCCCCACCTGCAACTCGTCGAAGGTCTGTTGCGGCAGAACCGAGTACAGGGTCACCAGCGCGTACACCAGCATCGACACCACCCCGAACAGCATCATCAGGACCGTGGGGATCGCGAAGACCGTGATGAGTCGCCGCCGTGCCTGCCGTGTCGCGGTCACCTGCTGGCGTTCCGAGGCCGTCTTGGCTTCGTCCGGTTCGGGCCGATCGAGGCCGTCGTCATGGTGGGGCAGTCTCGCGGTGACCACGAATCTTCCCTCGTCGTCACCGGAGGTCAGCTGACCGCCGGCCAGCCGCAACCGTTCGGCCAACGCGACGAGCCCTCGCCCACCGCCGATGCCGCCGGGATGGCCGGGCAGCGGGTTCGAGACCGTGATGACGGTCTCCGCCTCTGCAACCACCACACGCACGGTCACCGGCATTCCGGTGGCGTGTTTGGCGGCGTTGGTGAGGCATTCCTGAACGGTCCGATAGGCGGCCCGGTCGGCCATATAGGACAGCACGACCGGCTCTCCGCTGACGTCGTACTCGATCGTCATCCCCGACTCGGCGGCGCGACTCACCAGGTCGGCGATGCTCTCATCGACCGGAACGACACTGGCGGAGTCGTTGTCGTCGCGCAACAACCCGATGATCTGACGCAGCCGTTCGGTCGCCTCGGCCGCCGACCGACGCAGGTCACCGGCGGCGGCCTGATGCCGGTCGGGCAGTTCGGGATCGACCTCCAGCACCGCCGCCCGCAGCGCGATCAGGCTCAGTTCATGCCCGAGTGAGTCGTGCATGTCCTCGGCGATGCGGGTGCGTTCCCGCATCCTGGCCTGATCGGCCACGGCACGCTGCTCGCTCTCCAACTGCCGTGCCAGATCCCAGCCGCTTTGAAACAGCAGAGCCCGCTGATACCGGTATCGACCCACCAGCCACGGGAAGACGATCGCGAACACCAACAGCACGGTCAGGCCGGCACCGTCGAGCAACCCGATCCCCAACACCGGGACCAGCACCAACGCCAGCACCGACATCGCCCCCAGATGTATGACCAGGGGGTAGTCGCTGGTGTCGGCACGCCCCACCAGATAACTGAGCACGAAGGTCGTGATCAACAACAACATCGGCCACTGCGCGGTGCCGAGCCCGACGAAACCCCACGACGCCAACGTGACCACGGCCAACAGCGCGGCCACCGGCACCAGGTGCCGCAGCCACAGCGCGATCGCCACACCCAGGAGCACCGCGATCAGATCCCAGATGCCGGTACTGAACGCCATCGGGATCAGGACCGGCACGGTCAGCACCAGCCACCACCCCACCTCGATCACGAGGCGGCTGGCCGACGATCGATCCTTCTGTCCGGGGACGGGCGACCAAGTCAGGTCGATCCACTCCGGTGATTTCACAGCCACGACGGTACCTGTGCCGATTCGACGCCGGTACCGACGAAAGTCAGCACCGCGGACTTGTCTCACCATCACTTTCAGCCGTAACGTCTTCACCATGAGCAGCACTCACCGGCAGGCACCCCACTGCCGCATCTGGTGGGCTCGCGTCGCATCGGCCGCAGCGGTCCCGATCGCCTCGTTCGACGCCGACGAGATCGAGCGTCACTCCGCCTACCGCCACCAGGCCGATCGGGACCGCTTCGCCGTCGGAGTCTGGTTGAGCCGCACCCTGCTCGGTCGAGCCCTCGAACTGCCCGCGGCATGGGTACCGCTGCGTAGGGACTGTTCCGACTGCGGCAAGCCTCACGGCCGCCCCCGGCTGACCGGTCCGGGGCCACACCTGTCCATCAGCCACTCCGGTGAGTGGATCGCGGTGGCGATCACGGATTCGGTGTCGGTGGGGGTCGACGTCCAGGAGTGCGACGCCGACTCGATGGTCGCGCCGGAGGCGGTGCTGTCACCGCGCGAGCTGACCGGGTTCCGGGTACTGAGCCGGGTACGTCACCACTCGGCCTTCTTCACCGTCTGGACCCGAAAGGAGGCGGTGCTCAAGGCCACCGGGCGGGGGCTGCGGACTCCGCTGGCCGAAGTCGAGGTGACGCGCCCGGACCGAGCGGCCGGGCTGGTGGGGATGGTCGACCCACCGAAGTCGGGTATCAGCCTGTGCGACCTCGTCGCCCCGACCGGTTACAGCGCGGCGTTGGCCGTTCTGGCCCCGACGACTCCCACGGTGTCCCATCACGACGGCGACGAGCTGCTGGCCGACGGCGGGACATAGCGGCGCCACCGGTCGACCCGACGACACTATGGACATGCGAGATGCCTTGTCCCCCAATGCATTCGGCACGTCGCTCAAGCATTACCGGATGTTATGGCCTCGCTATGGAGACACCCTGGAATCTGTACATTCCCGGCAAGGCATCTCTCAAGGAGGTACCTCTTTCATGTCCATATTCCGAGCCATCGCGCGGTTGCTCGCGGTGTCGGTGGCCGCATTGGCGATCGGCATCGCCACCGCGGCCACCGCGACCGCGGCCGACACCGCCGTCGACGGTGACGTCGGCACCACGGCCAAACTCAGTCACAGCCAGGCGACCACCATGCTGCGCAACGCCGGTATCACCTGGTCCTCCAGTGGCAACTGTTCCGATCGCAACCGTTCCAACTGCACCTCGTTCGATCAGGTCAACGAGGACACCATCCGTGGCATCGTCACCCTGCGCAACGCCAGCGGCTGCGCCATCAACGTCACCGGGGGAACCGAGACCGGCCACGCCAGCGGCACCTACAGCCACTGGAACGGTTACAAGCTGGACACCAGTCTGTCCAACTGCCTCAACAACTACATCCAGGGCACCTTCACCTCCATCGGCGGCAGCAAATGGCGGTCGGGCTCGGGAAACGTCTACTACAGAGAGGGCAATCACTGGGACATCACGTATTACAACTGTGGTGGCTGCTGATTGATCGATTCGGGTGTCGCCACCAACCGACAGCCATAGTCGCTTGTGGATAAGTCTTCGTGCCCCATCTCAGGCGGCACTCGAATCAGGTCGGCTGATGGCGGCGAGATCCGCCCGGCTCAATCTCATGGCGTCGATCGTGGTGGCCCCACGCATGACCGCCTTGACCAGACGGTGAAAACCATCGAGCACGGCGAGGCGGCCGTGATGCTCGATGACGTGAATCGGAAAACTCTCATCGGCGGCCGTCACCCGTGCGACATGATGTGGATAGGCATCGGGATCGGCAATGACGGCGGCCGGAGCCACTTGGTACCGGATTCCGTCGCGTTGCCAAAGCGGCAACGAGAGTTGCCAATCCAGTTCGGTGATCGGAATCGGCTCGACGGGCAGCTCCAGTCGGAAGAGTTCATCGATCTGCCAGCGGTCCATCGGAAGCGCCCGCCGTACCTCAGGCGGACACTGAGCCATCAATTCCTCATAACTCACGTTGGGCGCTGCACGATCCATGCCGCCAGAGTACAGATGTTGGCCGATCGCCGACTCTGCCCACGGTGATCGTGTCAGGCTCGAAGGTGCACCGTGGTCCAGCTGGAGGGGGAAGACCATGAGCAGCGTCTACCGCGTGACCGAAGTCGTCGGCACATCCACGCAATCGTGTGACGATGCGATCCGTCGAGCGGTCTCCCGAGCCGATGAGACCCTGCGCAATCTCGACTGGTTCGAGGTCGTCGAAACGCGTGGGCACATCGAGAACGGTGAGATCGCGCATTACCAGGTGACCGTGAAGGTCGGATTCCGACTCGAATAACCCACCGGACCCGCCGCCGGCGATGTCGAGGGCACCGGTCCGCATTCGACGACCCGCCGCCGTTTTCGGCTGCGGGTCGCGGTGTCGATGCCGCCCGAATTCGGGGGTACCCATCGACGTTCATAAAACAGTACAGTCGTACGAGTAACCATGCCGATTCACTCCACATCTACTCAGACGCAAGGTCCTATCGCGACCTGTTGATCGATCAGGCCACGGGGCCTCGCGTCATTCGGCCAAGCGCCACCCCACGTCCGCGCTTGCCGACCACCGACGAATCCATCGACAGAATGCGAGGTAGCCAGCCGTGGCAGTCACCACTGTGGGCGTTATCCGAGAGCGATATCCCGGTGAGAACCGTGTCGCGATCACCCCCGACGTCGTCACTCGAATCAGCACCGATGACGTGACCGTCATCGTGGAGTCCGGCGCCGGGACCGGCAGCCGGTTCAGCGACGAGGACTATCGAACGGCCGGGGCCCGGATCGGATCGCTGAAGGAGGTGATCGACAACGCGTCGGTGATCTGTTGCGTCAACCCCGCCGAACCGGACGGTCTACGCACCGGGCAAATCCTCATCGGCGTGTTCGAGCCGCTGCATCGCACCGACCTCATCAAACGTCTTCAGGCCATCGAGGCCACTGTGGTCAGTCTGGACTTGTTGCCGCGCAAACTGAGTCGCGCACAGAGCATGGACGTCCTCAGTTCACAGGCCAACATCGCCGGATATAAGGCCGCCCTGGTCGCCGCCGACGCCTACGGCCGGTACTTCCCGATGCTCACCACCGCCGCCGGAACCTCCCAACCGGCCACCGTCCTCATCCTGGGCACCGGAGTCGCCGGTCTGTCGGCCATCGGAACCGCCCGTCGGCTCGGTGCCGTCGTCACCGCCTACGACGTGCGCCCCGAGGCCAAAGGCGAGGTCGAATCCCTCGGCGCCCGGTTCCTGGAGCTGACATCGGTCGCCTCGGGATCGGGCGAAGGTGGGTACGCCCGCCAACTGACCGAGACCGAACGAGAAGCCCAACAAGCCGAACTAGCCGAGGCGATCGGACGGTTCGACGTCGTCATCACCACCGCCAAGGTGCCCGGCCGCAAGCCCCCGATTCTGGTCACCGAGGACGCGGTGGCCCGCATGCGCCCCGGCGCGGTGGTGGTCGACATGGCCGCCGGCGAACTCGGCGGCAACGTCGCCCAGGTCAAATCCGAGGGAAGCTTCGAAACCGACAACGGCGTCACGATCATCGGCGCCGGAAACCTGCCCTCCCAGATGGCTCCGGCGGCCTCGACCGCCTACGCGCGCAACATCAGCGCGGTCCTGAAACACCTCATCGTCGACGGCACCGTCCACGTGGACACCGACGAGGAGATCACCGGCCAGATCGTCGTCACCCACCAGGGCCGCCCCGTCAGCCCCGCCCTGGCCGACGCCCTCACCGAATCCACCGACCAGGCGGGAGACAGCGCATGAGTCTTGATCTGCTGACCGCGATCACCGTGTTCGTTCTCGGTGTCCTCGTGGGATTCGAGGTGATCAGCAAGGTGCCCGCCACCCTGCACACCCCGTTGATGTCGGGCGCCAACTCCATTCACGGCATCGTCGTCATCGGCGCCATGCTGGTGACCGCCACCGCCGAAGGGATCGTCGGCTACGTGCTGGCGTTCGTCGCCGTGGCGTTCGGCGCCATGAACGTGGTGGGCGGATACGTCGTCACCGACCGGATGCTGCACATGTTCAAAGCCAAACCCGCCGCCAAGTCCACTCAGGGTGGTGCCTCATGAGCACGACCGAGACGATCATCCGCTACCTGTTCCTGGCGGCGGCCGCATGCCTGGTGCTGGGGCTACACCTGATGAACTCCCCCGCCACCGCTAGGCGCGGCAACCTGTTGTCCGCCGGCGCCATGGGCGTCGCGATCGCGGCCACCGCGGTCCTGTTGGCCGAGAAGGGATCGATCACCACCACCGGCTGGATCGTGATGCTGCTGGCGCTGGCGGTCGGTTCGCTGGCCGGGTTGTATCTGGCGCGCACCGTCGAGATGACGGCGATGCCTCAGTTGGTCAGCCTGTTCAACGCGGTGGGCGGCGGAGCGGCGGTGCTGTTGGCCGTCGAACACTTCCAACAGGTGGAGGCCGCCGAACTGGTCCCCGAGGTGACCATCCCCGGTGGACTCGACGTCCTCATCGGTGCGGTGACCTTCACCGGTTCGCTGGTGGCCGCCGGGAAACTCCAGGGCCTGATCCCCGGTCGCCCGATCGTCTTCCCCGGTGCGCGGTTGCTCAACGTCGTCCTGTCGGTGGCCTTCGCCGTCGGCGTCGTCTGGCTGGTCGTCCAACCCGAGAACCTGCTGCCCATGCTGCTGTTGCTGGCCGCGTCGCTGGTGTTCGGCGTGACGATGGTCCTGCCGATCGGCGGTGCGGACATGCCGGTGGTCATCTCGCTGTTGAACGCGTTCACGGGTACGGCCGTGGCCATGGCCGGGTTCGTCCTCGGTGAGATGACGCTGATCATCGCCGGTGCCCTGGTGGGTGCCTCGGGTGCGATCCTGACCAAGTTGATGGCCGACGCCATGAACCGGTCGATCGCCAACATCATCATCGGAGGCTTCGGCACCGGTGATGAGGCGGTGGCCGGCGGCGGCGACGCCGCACCGGTCCGTCCGGTCTCGGTGGACGACGTGGCCATCCAGTTGGCGTACGCGCGGCGCGTGGTCGTGGTGCCCGGCTACGGCTTGGCAGCCGCGCAGGCGCAGCACGAGCTGGCGGCGCTGGGTGACCTGCTGGAGGACCGCGGCGTGGCGGTCAGTTATGCCATCCATCCGGTCGCCGGTCGAATGCCCGGACACATGAACGTCCTGTTGGCCGAGGCCAACATCCCCTACCCCCAGTTGCGGGAGATGGAGGACATCAACCCGGAGTTCAACCAGGTCGACGTGGCACTGGTCATCGGCGCCAACGACGTCACCAATCCCGCGGCCCGGCGCCCGGGCAACCCCATCTCGGGCATGCCGATCCTCGACGTGGATCAGGCCCGAAGCGTCGTGGTCATCAAACGATCGATGGGGCACGGATACGCCGGTATGGACAACGAGCTGTACACCGCCCCCAACACCGGTATGTACTTCACCGACGCCAAGCAGGGCCTCATCGCGTTGACGGCCGCGATTCGCGCGTTCGTCAGCTGAGCCCGGCCCGGGTGGCCATCGATTGTGGATCGGCCACCCGGGTCATGCTTCGCCGGTCGGCGCCATCGTCGGCCGGACAGTCGAACCCGCCGAAGGTCGCCTTCGGCACCGTTTCTCGAAGCCGCCTTCACCGTGCGCTAGGCGCCCTCGGCCCCACGCCTCAAAAGTCGCCTTCGGCACCGTGCTTCAGAAGTCGCCTTCGGCAACCTGCAACACGGTGAGTCCGAGGCCACGCCACATCTTCACCACCCGGTCCCGATCGTCCAACACGCACAGCACGCGATATCGGGGGCGTATCGATCGGGTGTACAGCTCCCGCTTGATGGTCTGGTCGGGTCGTTGGTCACCGGGGCGCCGCATCAACAGCAGTTCATAGGGAACCGGGACGTGGGCCTGCAACCACTTGGTCGTGTCGAGGCGGCAGCCCGACGTCCGCCCGGTCACGAACACGATCGCGTGCCCGGCGTCGTGCAGCGCCGCCACCACCGCGATGACCGTCGGGTTAGGACTGTCCCATCCCACTCGGGATTCGTCATAGGGCGAACGATCGCCACGGATCGCGACCGTGCCGTCGATGTCGACGATGACGGCGGACGTCTTGGTCATGCTCGTGAACCTTCGGCTGGGGTGACGGGCGAATCAGGACAGATCCGGTGGCGAGGGCGCCGTGGTCTTGACCTCATGAAACCCCGGTACCGCCACCATGGTCGACACGGCGTCGAACAGGGTGCCGGCGACCTCGCCCCGGGGCACCCGGGACAGGACCGGACCGAACCAGGCCGATCGACGGGCCTCATCGGTGACCGAGATGATCGGAGTGCCCACGTGGGTGCCGACCAGACCGACACCGCGTTCATGGGAGGCGCGAATACGCTGGTCGTAGTCGGTGTTCCACGCCTGGTCCGCCAGCGACACCGGCAGACCCGCCTCGATCAACGCCTGCGGGATCGCCTCCGGGTCCCATTCGGCGCCCTCGTGCAACCGACGCCCCAGTGCGAAGTAGAAGTCGCGCAGTCCGGTGTGCCCGTGCTCCTGCTCCACGGCGGCACAGATCCGCACCGGAAGCCACAGGTACCCCTCGGTGTCGCCCTCCGGATCGATCTCCTTGTCCTCATTGAGCACCGAGAGGCTCATGATGTTCCAGCGCAGTTCGATCGGGCGAACCCGTTCGACTTCGAGCAGCCAGTTCGCCGTCACCCAGGTGTACGGGCAGGACGGATCGAACCAGACATCCACGACGGCCATGCTTCGACGATATCCGGAGCGGGCGATTCGGGTGCGATCCGTCATGACTCGTCATATGCTCCGCGATGAGGACGAAGACGGTAAGGAGGGACGCCATGAAGCCCGTGACCGTCGGGTTCGACGGGTCGGATGAGAGTAGGTACGCCGTCGACTTCGCGGTGCGGGAGGCGCAACTTCGCCGGGCACCGCTGCGGATCGTTCACTCGATCCTGACACCGATGGCCGGGGGCCGGCACTTCGCCGGTTCCGGTTGGCAACCCAGGGACGCCATCCCCGCCGAGGTGTTCGAGATGATCGACGAGATCGTCGAACAGGCGCGGCAACGGGATTCCCGCCTGGAGGTGCAGGGCGAGATCATCGACTCGATGACCGTCAGCGGCACCATGATCGAAGAATCCCGAGAGGCCGACCTGGTGGTGTTGGGCAGTCGCGGTCACGGCGGTTTCCGGGAGTTGCTGTTGGGGTCGACGAGCGCTCAGGTGTCCTCTCACGCTCACTGTCCGGTGGTGATCACGCGTCGTCCACCGGAGGAGAATCCACCGCCGTATGAACAGATCGTCGTCGGGGTCGACGACTCGCCGTTGTCGCAGGACGCGTTGCGGTTCGCCTTCACCGAGGCTCAGTTGACCGGCGCGGACCTGGTGGCGGTGCGGGCGTGGCAGTTCGATGTCCCGGCCATCGAGGTCGGGGCGATGGCGTTCACCTTCGATCGCAAACTGGTCGAAGAGGAGACCGAGGCGTCGTTGGGGCAGGCATTGGCGGGGTGGCGTCAGAACTATCCGGAGGTGACGGTCATTCCGACCCTGCGGTACGGGGATCCCCGGCACGCGCTCCTGGAAGCGGGAAAGCGCGC
Proteins encoded:
- a CDS encoding DsbA family protein; translated protein: MTNEKTTARFWFDPLCPWAWMTSRWMLEVEKIRDVEVSWHIMSLQVLNQDKLDELPEFYREKVATGLWWQPVRVVAAARAKHGDEVVGKLYTALGTRLHNRGEELGRELFESALTEIGLSTDLADAAESTEYDDAITASHNEGINLVGQEVGTPVIAVPGHDGEPIAFFGPVVTPAPKGEAAGRLWDGTLLVASTPGFFEIKRTRTRGPVFE
- a CDS encoding carbonic anhydrase — its product is MTTTESRAAKAAKAEHDHAHMPQSPAAKSALNTLLEGNRRFVAGEPYYRRDITAARAAATEQHPIAAVFTCVDSRVTAESLFDCDFGHLIVVRTAGHVPDRAAVGSLAFAVSELDVSLVIVLGHERCGAIQLAVNSYRANPHGMTGNFLTDELHSMAAEGVEKSPDDPYHAAMLRQIDHTVVELRGDDQLAGAEVIGARYDLDHGTVRIVA
- a CDS encoding thiamine phosphate synthase, which codes for MAVPAHRLLVLTDASQTRGGTPADLVEQVCRARVGGPFSLILREKALPAYRRRDLATELSRRLPDVEVIVADPGWPVTACHLSAHARLPTARPRLVGRSIHRGEHPGSVDYVTYSPIYATASKPGYGPVEGETGLRDACHRLRIPVYALAGVESAERVVATRRAGAHGVAVMGAIMRADDPAEIVRRITDALSSPIRPTG
- a CDS encoding maleylpyruvate isomerase family mycothiol-dependent enzyme, encoding MGPVEHIDALRREGALLAEVADEVGIHAPVPTCPNWTIRDLLWHTGTVHRWARTIVEQRRTEEPAETEMARIAGPIPDDALLVEWYRESHAQLVRTLSNAPPDLACWQFLNAASPLEFWTRRQAHETAIHRVDAESARGDEISPVGEQFASDGIDELVKGFHSRKKSRVRSATNRILRLRATDEPIGRDWYLHISPEPLATTHAPYGTVDCTLSGPVELIYLALWNRCRVDDLTVDGDATLVKLWQETSAVTW
- a CDS encoding DedA family protein produces the protein MAELEHAIMVYLEGIMSSPWIYVAVFSIAFLDGFFPVVPGETSVIAAGTAAAALGNPNIALIILVAAVGAFCGDHVSYAIGRFGFSRIAKPGTKRQAAFEWARNALEERGGLVLVIARYIPGGRTAVTITCGAVHYPLRKFMFFDGIAAVSWALYSAGIGYFAGMIFESRPLLALLLGFSVAMTIAGIVELVRFLKKRRAKKAGELATAGTVSVGEPAASEAVAVATGSTETSVKNP
- a CDS encoding response regulator, with protein sequence MADDEAMIRAGVRAILAADPEITVVAEAADGREAVEQVRAHRPDLVLLDIRMPKMDGISAAMEIRRLAPETGIIMLTTFGEDEYIAAALGNGASGFLLKSGDPRELIAGIHAVAQGAAFLSPQVARRVITELAKGGGGRMTRSAQARQRIETLTTREREVLELLAAGLSNAEIAKRLHVVEGTVKAYVSAILTRLEIRNRVQAAILAYEAGIVEGLA
- a CDS encoding sensor histidine kinase, with translation MKSPEWIDLTWSPVPGQKDRSSASRLVIEVGWWLVLTVPVLIPMAFSTGIWDLIAVLLGVAIALWLRHLVPVAALLAVVTLASWGFVGLGTAQWPMLLLITTFVLSYLVGRADTSDYPLVIHLGAMSVLALVLVPVLGIGLLDGAGLTVLLVFAIVFPWLVGRYRYQRALLFQSGWDLARQLESEQRAVADQARMRERTRIAEDMHDSLGHELSLIALRAAVLEVDPELPDRHQAAAGDLRRSAAEATERLRQIIGLLRDDNDSASVVPVDESIADLVSRAAESGMTIEYDVSGEPVVLSYMADRAAYRTVQECLTNAAKHATGMPVTVRVVVAEAETVITVSNPLPGHPGGIGGGRGLVALAERLRLAGGQLTSGDDEGRFVVTARLPHHDDGLDRPEPDEAKTASERQQVTATRQARRRLITVFAIPTVLMMLFGVVSMLVYALVTLYSVLPQQTFDELQVGQSRESVEDRLPFFDMIDPPEWIDPDPQQDCVYHPSRRESEGVADVFRLCFADDVLVSKDVISAEDRRQW